From Amycolatopsis sp. cg9, one genomic window encodes:
- a CDS encoding DUF2306 domain-containing protein, which yields MTTTETAPSLGGARRATPWWRRPWVFPLGLLVTVFLVYSLPPYLGLNPAESRIPAPTGWYYPVLVAHIGFATIAMVTCALQIWPWLRQKHPVVHRRTGRVYVFAGAIPASIAGFAIALAAPFGPVGAGSNVLLATLWFTCTVQGFRTARARRFGEHRRWMVRSFALCMSIISNRVWAILWGTVLPGQLDTMFGGSEVAMGQAIAGLTTWTGWVVPLLAAEWWLGRSRGRRRAPSPA from the coding sequence ATGACCACGACCGAAACCGCGCCGAGCCTCGGCGGAGCCCGCAGGGCCACGCCGTGGTGGCGCCGCCCGTGGGTGTTCCCGCTGGGGCTGCTCGTCACGGTGTTCCTGGTGTACTCCCTGCCGCCGTACCTCGGGCTGAACCCCGCGGAGTCCCGGATCCCGGCGCCCACCGGCTGGTACTACCCGGTACTGGTGGCGCACATCGGGTTCGCGACGATCGCGATGGTGACGTGCGCGCTGCAGATCTGGCCGTGGCTGCGGCAGAAGCACCCGGTGGTGCACCGCCGGACCGGCCGCGTGTACGTGTTCGCCGGCGCGATCCCGGCGTCGATCGCGGGGTTCGCGATCGCGCTCGCGGCGCCGTTCGGCCCGGTCGGCGCCGGCTCGAACGTCCTGCTGGCGACGCTCTGGTTCACCTGCACCGTGCAGGGGTTCCGGACGGCGCGGGCCCGCCGGTTCGGCGAACACCGCCGCTGGATGGTCCGCAGCTTCGCGCTGTGCATGTCGATCATCAGCAACCGGGTCTGGGCGATCCTCTGGGGCACCGTGCTGCCCGGGCAGCTGGACACCATGTTCGGCGGCAGCGAAGTCGCGATGGGCCAGGCGATCGCGGGCCTGACGACGTGGACCGGCTGGGTGGTCCCGCTACTGGCCGCCGAGTGGTGGCTGGGCCGGAGCCGGGGACGCCGCCGCGCGCCGTCCCCGGCCTGA
- a CDS encoding TetR/AcrR family transcriptional regulator C-terminal domain-containing protein encodes MFVAEPAPYLRIAADLRRRISAGELRPGDRVPSTRALVREWGVAMATAAKALSALGEQGWVRAVPGSGTVVADRTPVKPPLGRTTLVRAAIALADAEGLAALSMRRLAAELGVGPMALYRHVPDKDELLRLMADTALGEAELPEPGPVPWRPRLELAARAQWRAYRRHPWLAPILLNSLVRPPVLAAGLRLVDWSLRALAGTGLRHRVRLQVVMTLNGWVGGLAVSNAFEVQAEQDTGITGDQRLAADMALLAGYLESGRFPVLAEVMTGVEDVGLDEAFEFGLRRQLDGIAVLLGEHQSL; translated from the coding sequence GTGTTCGTGGCCGAGCCGGCGCCGTACCTGCGGATCGCGGCGGACCTGCGCCGCCGGATCTCCGCCGGCGAGCTGCGGCCCGGCGACCGCGTCCCGTCGACGCGCGCGCTGGTCCGCGAGTGGGGCGTGGCGATGGCGACCGCCGCGAAGGCGTTGTCCGCGCTGGGGGAACAGGGCTGGGTGCGGGCGGTGCCGGGCAGCGGCACCGTCGTCGCCGACCGGACGCCGGTCAAGCCGCCGCTGGGCCGGACCACCCTGGTGCGCGCGGCGATCGCGCTCGCCGACGCCGAGGGCCTCGCCGCGCTGTCGATGCGGCGGCTCGCCGCGGAGCTGGGTGTCGGGCCGATGGCGCTGTACCGGCACGTACCCGACAAGGACGAGCTGCTCCGGCTGATGGCCGACACGGCGCTGGGGGAGGCGGAACTGCCGGAGCCGGGCCCGGTGCCGTGGCGGCCGCGTCTCGAGCTGGCCGCCCGCGCGCAGTGGCGCGCGTACCGGCGGCACCCGTGGCTCGCGCCGATCCTGCTGAACTCGCTGGTCCGCCCGCCGGTGCTGGCGGCGGGACTGCGGCTGGTCGACTGGTCGCTGCGCGCGCTGGCCGGCACCGGCCTGCGGCACCGGGTGCGGCTGCAGGTCGTCATGACGCTCAACGGCTGGGTCGGCGGCCTGGCGGTGAGCAACGCGTTCGAGGTCCAGGCCGAGCAGGACACGGGCATCACCGGCGACCAGCGGCTGGCGGCGGACATGGCGCTGCTCGCGGGGTACCTGGAGTCGGGCCGGTTCCCGGTGCTCGCCGAGGTGATGACCGGCGTCGAGGACGTCGGCCTCGACGAGGCCTTCGAGTTCGGGCTGCGCCGCCAGCTCGACGGCATCGCGGTGCTGCTGGGCGAACACCAGTCGCTTTGA
- a CDS encoding SDR family NAD(P)-dependent oxidoreductase produces the protein MSESKEEPRRYSRRRLLATSGIAAGVGAVAGAGLVQGGAKTPQIGPSAARRFAGKVVLVTGATSGIGRAAALRFAAEGGKVGFCGRRENLGAALEREIRSSGGEATYVRADVRSEDDVKRFVDTIAARYGGLNVCFNNAGVTVQKPLHEYSAAEWDDVVGTNLRGTFLALKYEVPHLKAAGGGTVVVTASSNALATDAGRAAYTASKRGLVGLVQTAALDYAADGIRVNALVPGTTNTELVRRAGGAMALPDPVWEAMAANWALSNVPGLKRMATADEIAVFALALASGDFPYLTGAQLVIDGGKTAHA, from the coding sequence ATGAGCGAGAGCAAGGAAGAACCCCGCCGCTACAGCCGTCGCCGCCTGCTGGCCACCAGCGGCATCGCGGCCGGCGTCGGCGCGGTCGCCGGGGCCGGGCTGGTGCAGGGCGGCGCGAAGACGCCGCAGATCGGGCCGTCGGCGGCCCGCCGGTTCGCGGGCAAGGTCGTGCTGGTCACCGGGGCGACGTCGGGCATCGGCCGCGCGGCGGCGCTGCGGTTCGCGGCCGAGGGCGGCAAGGTCGGCTTCTGCGGGCGCCGCGAGAACCTCGGCGCCGCGCTCGAACGGGAAATCCGCTCGTCGGGCGGCGAAGCGACGTACGTGCGCGCCGACGTCCGGTCGGAGGACGACGTGAAGCGATTTGTCGACACGATCGCGGCCAGGTACGGCGGGCTGAACGTGTGCTTCAACAACGCGGGCGTCACCGTCCAGAAGCCGTTGCACGAGTACAGCGCGGCGGAGTGGGACGACGTCGTGGGCACCAACCTGCGCGGCACTTTCCTGGCGCTGAAGTACGAGGTCCCGCACCTGAAGGCGGCCGGCGGCGGCACGGTGGTGGTGACGGCGTCGTCCAACGCGCTGGCCACGGACGCGGGCCGCGCGGCGTACACGGCGTCGAAGCGCGGCCTGGTCGGCCTGGTCCAGACGGCGGCGCTGGACTACGCGGCGGACGGGATCCGCGTCAACGCCCTGGTCCCCGGTACGACGAACACGGAGCTGGTGCGCCGGGCCGGTGGCGCGATGGCCCTCCCGGACCCGGTCTGGGAAGCGATGGCGGCGAACTGGGCGCTGTCCAACGTGCCGGGCCTGAAGCGGATGGCGACGGCGGACGAGATCGCGGTCTTCGCCCTGGCGCTGGCTTCGGGCGACTTCCCCTACCTGACGGGCGCGCAGCTGGTGATCGATGGCGGGAAGACCGCGCACGCCTAA